Proteins encoded by one window of Xanthomonas sp. DAR 80977:
- the flhF gene encoding flagellar biosynthesis protein FlhF codes for MKIKRFVAPDMRTAFRMVRDEHGPDAVILSNRRTDEGIEIVAASNYDEALVQQALDAVRPEEAAPRPPVSAANPAPRPAKASANAAMAMMAAISERRAPAASAAPVAQAAPARPLTQPAAIAASAMPAGTAPAPSRPAAAPRAPAPAPAPAADAAFAEFRIPEDVFRNAPISVPLPSPFTAAAATPAAAASAAASAAAVPAWLEDIAAVSLTPTAAPAAAPAAPAPVAAAPAAAAPSAGIPALPALAPVPSFPAVQNDEQLTQLRDELALMRQMIEREMNRLTDERLRGSPVRAQALELMDDYGFDSGITRDVVMQIPADLELHRGRGLMLGLLSKRLPIAPLDPIEEGGVIALIGPTGAGKTTTIAKLASRFLERHAARDVALVTTDTIRVGGREQLHSYGRQLGIAVHEADSDAALQQLLERLSDYKLVLIDTAGMGQRDRALAAQLHWLRASRVVRSLLVLPANAHFSDLDEVVRRFAGADPQGVILTKLDETGRFGSALSVVADHRLPITWVTDGQRVPDDLHRANAASLVLRLEDLRRAADKPCTPEQNHAVA; via the coding sequence ATGAAGATCAAACGCTTCGTAGCCCCCGACATGCGTACCGCGTTCCGCATGGTGCGCGACGAGCACGGTCCGGATGCGGTGATCCTGTCCAACCGGCGCACCGACGAAGGCATCGAGATCGTGGCCGCCAGCAACTACGACGAGGCGCTGGTGCAGCAGGCCCTGGACGCGGTGCGTCCGGAAGAGGCGGCGCCGCGGCCGCCGGTGTCGGCCGCCAATCCGGCACCGCGCCCGGCCAAGGCCTCGGCCAATGCGGCGATGGCGATGATGGCCGCGATCAGCGAGCGCCGCGCCCCGGCCGCAAGCGCTGCGCCCGTGGCCCAGGCCGCGCCGGCCCGGCCGCTGACCCAGCCCGCCGCGATCGCCGCCTCGGCGATGCCGGCCGGCACCGCGCCCGCGCCGAGCCGTCCCGCCGCCGCGCCGCGCGCCCCGGCCCCGGCCCCGGCTCCTGCCGCCGACGCAGCGTTCGCCGAATTCCGCATTCCCGAGGACGTGTTCCGCAACGCGCCGATCAGCGTGCCGCTGCCGAGCCCGTTCACTGCGGCGGCCGCCACCCCGGCCGCCGCGGCCAGCGCCGCCGCGAGCGCCGCCGCGGTGCCGGCCTGGCTCGAGGACATCGCCGCGGTGTCGCTGACCCCGACCGCCGCACCTGCCGCGGCGCCCGCCGCGCCGGCACCGGTGGCCGCGGCGCCGGCCGCCGCCGCGCCCAGCGCCGGGATCCCGGCGCTGCCGGCCCTGGCGCCGGTGCCGAGCTTCCCCGCGGTGCAGAACGACGAACAATTGACTCAGCTGCGCGACGAACTGGCGCTGATGCGGCAGATGATCGAGCGCGAGATGAACCGGCTCACCGACGAACGCCTGCGCGGCTCGCCGGTGCGCGCCCAGGCGCTGGAGCTGATGGACGACTACGGCTTCGACAGCGGCATCACCCGCGACGTGGTCATGCAGATCCCCGCCGACCTGGAGCTGCACCGCGGCCGCGGGCTGATGCTGGGGTTGCTGTCCAAGCGCCTGCCGATCGCGCCGCTGGATCCGATCGAGGAAGGCGGCGTGATCGCCCTGATCGGCCCCACCGGCGCCGGCAAGACCACCACCATCGCCAAGCTGGCCTCGCGTTTCCTGGAGCGCCACGCCGCCCGCGACGTGGCCCTGGTCACCACCGACACCATCCGCGTCGGCGGCCGCGAACAGCTGCACAGCTACGGCCGCCAGCTCGGCATCGCCGTGCACGAGGCCGACAGCGACGCCGCGCTGCAGCAGCTGCTGGAGCGTCTGAGCGACTACAAGCTGGTGCTGATCGACACCGCCGGCATGGGCCAGCGCGACCGCGCCCTGGCCGCGCAGCTGCACTGGCTGCGCGCCTCGCGAGTGGTCCGGTCCTTGCTAGTACTCCCTGCCAACGCTCATTTCTCCGACCTGGACGAGGTGGTGCGCCGGTTCGCCGGCGCCGATCCGCAGGGGGTGATCTTGACCAAGCTGGATGAAACCGGGCGGTTTGGCAGTGCCCTGTCGGTGGTCGCGGACCACCGGCTTCCCATCACCTGGGTGACCGATGGTCAGCGCGTGCCGGACGACCTGCACCGCGCCAACGCCGCCAGCCTGGTATTGCGCCTTGAAGATTTGCGGCGCGCTGCCGATAAGCCCTGTACTCCGGAGCAGAACCATGCCGTCGCGTGA